The DNA window AACTACAGTATATGAAGAAGTCAAGATTAGAAAAGAAAGAAAAGTAGACCAGTTTCCAAAATATATCCAGAATTGATTCGCGTCCGAAGAGGATTATCAGGCTAAAGTTATGCTATTTAAAAACAAATTGTTTTAAGCTCATATCTGGTCCTATGGGATCTAAATGACCTCATTATGAAGATTCTGACAGAGAGTGGGATGTGCAATCTATTCAATTTAGGAAATGAGGGTCAAGGTGGTTTCCTAGTACAGAATATTAAGCAATTAATCAATCTTATTCCCTTTGACAAATTCTATACTTTGGGACAGGCATATGACACAGTGGGATATATCATATCTTGCCAGAACAGTACTGGTCAGTTCTACTCTATAAGCTAATCCTCTATGTTTGCATCTATTGACAATGAAAGGATTGGTTTACTTTGTGCTGTAAGTAAGGAACCTTGCACAAGCCTTTATGCGAGCAGGAATGGCTCATAGGAGCTGGAGTCGTATTTCTGTAGCATGAGACAGTTTGATGTACACCACCTCAACAGGACACTAGTCTTAACCCAAATCTCTCTCCTTAATTCTGAGGGCCAAGCAGAGACGCACTGGGTACCAGTTTTTGTCTTTGGTATGACTCCCAACCTTCCAATCTCAAGACAGACACAAGGCAACAAGGCCACTAAGTGCTGAGTTAGTCAACAAAAAGCCTAGCCAGTAAAGGACTTCCACAGGAATGTGCACGTGTAATATGTGACACCACTTTTACATAAACCTTCTATTTTTCAAGAATAGTGTTAATCTGTTCTCTTTGCACAAACAGATAGACATTTTTTTCCCGGAAATCTCTGAGGAAACACAAATCTGGACAAACATTCTAATATGGAAATACTGACTGTCAATTTCTTCACCTGAAAAACATCAGGATCATAATATCTATTCCTAACAGTAACCCCTCTGAAAAGCGCTCCACttctctttttgttgttgttggtattgATTCCCATCAGCTGTTGCGAAAGCtgcagctactattcctggggtcCATACAGAACATgaaataatacagaacattaatagacaagaataactcaaggacagaactacatacatttaaaaatggCACACAGCCTACATACccaggtcaaataggggagaggcgttgtgccgtgaggtgttgctttatctgttttttaaaccaggtttcaAAAAACAGCAATATGGGATGGAAGGGAGTTcaatgcaataatggctctatataatactgtatgctttcttgaatttgttctggattcgCAGACTATGAAAAGACTCTTGTtgacatgtctggtggggtaagtgtgtgtcacacttaccccaccacacacacacacacacacacacacacacacacacacacacacacacacacacacacacacacacacacacacacacacacacacacacacacacacacacacacacacacacacacacacacacacacacacacacacacacacacacacacacacagatcttcCTTTCCTTACACCACAGTGAATTGCTGAGCTGTTTAAAAGGTGCTCCACTTTGACAGGGACTTGACTCATCCAATCcaatctctgtctgtgtggggcGGGGACTCTGTGGGCTGCTAGTGCTGAAAGAGAGTTTTGAAACTTACCTAGAGTGTCTGTTGATGGGAGAGTCTACACTgcagccgagagagagagactttcacTCTCTCCTATTAGATGGACTGAGCAGGAAGAAAGAAAACGGATCAAATCAAAAGCCAAAGACTTTGACATCAAATCAAAGCAGGTGTGTTCAGTAAAAAGACTTGTTCCATACTGCCATGGCAGACAGCATGACTGAGGAGTCTGACTACTACCCTGGGAAGGATGATCTGGACTGGGGATATCAGGAAGGTAAGGGCTTTGGAGGTTTTTAGTAAACACTTGTGTACCGAACACTTGTTTCCCTTTCTCTCACAAAACATAACTTTCTTTACCATTTAGGCACTAAACAATGCATGCATTGATATGGAAATTCTTTCTTCTCAGATATAAACAGAAAAAAATagccatctcttctctctccctctctctctctccccctctttctctctcccctctttcattctctctctctctctctctctctctctctctctctctctaacatacagTAGGTAAAGAACCCAAAGAAGGTAGGGTATTTTGATCAATGCACTTCTTATCGGGGTAACTTGATCATGCAAATGATGTATAGAGCTGAACTTGAGATTCTGGAGTCACACCCATGATTAAGTATTCTAAGAGAGTAGTGGTCTAGCTACCATGCTTTTATGGTTCTGGGCTTTCAAGTGCTCTTGTTCAGGGCACCATTGTGTGCATTGTCTCAAAATGCCTCTGGGCTCTTGGAGGGTAATTGTCAAGGTTTCCAGTAGCTGGGAAAAAAAGAGAGCTTTTATAACCAAAGTCAAGAGCTAAACTTTTAGTAActaatgttgttattggtgttGACTTGAAATAAAAAAGAATCTGGTTGGTAGGGGATAAAGTCATCCATACactgaaagagaagagaggacttGTCTGTAGTCCTAACTAACTTAGCCTCACTGTTCCCGCACATTCTTCTTATTCTGTTTTTCACACTGTGTATTCATATATTCACTCAGCTCATTCTAATATATCTACTACTCTACATTGCATTTTGTTACACTGTTTATTCACACAGTGTATTGATATACTGGATTCTTGACATAGCTCACTGTCATTTATCTACCTTTGTACATGTCATtcttacccactgggcacacactggttgaatcaatgtggtttccacatcatttcaatgaaattacgttgaaccaacgtggtatagatgttgaattgacgtctgtgcccagtgagtAGTATATATTTTTGGTTTGTAATACGCATAGATTGTATTTGGATTACTGATAGTGTTGTTTGGGTTGTTAACTGGATTCGTTGTGACATTTGTGATTTCTTGTTCTAGTTTTTGATTATTATTTGTGTtcttgtttgacattttactgcattgtAAGGAACGAGTAAGAAATATTTCACACTTACAGCCAAGTGATAAATAACTTTGAAATAATTCAGGGCATAATATGGAAAGAGCAGAGACCTAAGACCGCTAGCTAACAGAATGTTCTTACAAAGTGTGAAAAGAAGTGACAATGAGAAGGAGAAGATTTGTACTCTTTGTGGAAGATTGAAGGAGGGGGTATGACGAAATGtgaaaaagagaggaagagtgtcagtgaggtatagacagagaggaagatggtgtcagtgaggtatagacagagaggaagatggtgtcagtgaggtatagacagagaggaagatggtgtcagtgaggtatagacagagaggaagatggTGTCAGtagggtatagacagagaggaagatggtgtcagtgaggtatagacagagaggaagatggtgtcagtgaggtatagacagagaggaagatggtgtcagtgaggtatagacagagaggaagatggtgtcagtgaggtatagacagagaggaagatggTGTCAGGgcggtatagacagagaggaagatggTGTCAGTGAGGTataaacagagaggaagatggTGTCAGtagggtatagacagagaggaagatggTATCAGTgaggtatagacagagaggaagatggtgtcagtgaggtatagacagagaggaagatggTGTCAGGgaggtatagacagagaggaagatggtgtcagtgaggtatagacagagaggaagatggtgtcagtgaggtatagacagagaggaagatggTGTCAGtagggtatagacagagaggaagatggTGTCAGGgaggtatagacagagaggaagatggtgtcagtgaggtatagacagagaggaagatggTGTCAGtagggtatagacagagaggaagatggTGTCAGGgaggtatagacagagaggaagatggtgtcagtgaggtatagacagagaggaagatggTGTCAGGGAGGTATAGACATAGAGGAAGATGGTGTCAGTgaggtatagacagagaggaagatggTGTCAGTGAGGTATAGACATAGAGGAAGATGGTGTCAGTgaggtatagacagagaggaagatggTGTCTGTGAGGTATAGACAGAGGAAGATGGTGTCAGtagggtatagacagagaggaagatggtgtcagtgaggtatagacagagaggaagatggTGTCAGGgaggtatagacagagaggaagatggTGTCGGTgaggtatagacagagaggaagatggtgtcagtgaggtatagacagagaggaagaggatccAGTAAAAAGAGAGGAAGTGTGAGCGGTGTTAAGAAAGAAGAGCTAGAACATCCTTGTGTCCCTCTGGTGAGGGTTATTCCTGGTACAGACTCCCCAGGTGCTCAGTTCAATGACATTCAGCGATTGGCGTACTCTTAGCCCAGTTtagcttcagtgtgtgtgtgtgtgtgtgtgtgtgtgtgtgtgtgtgtgtgtgtgtgtgtgtgtgtgtgtgtgtgtgtgtgtgtgtgtgtgtgtgtgtgtgtgtgtgtgtgtgtgtgtgtgtgtgtgtgtgtgtgtgtgtgtgtgtgtgtgtgcatgcacattTGTGTGTCCTCAGGTATACTTTGTTTATGCTGCTTGTGTATTCAAAGGCTGGATTTACACTCCACCAGACATCACCACTTTGTGACTTCACCACACACCATAGAGGACTCTGCATGGAGGTCTCAGTGCAAGCCAGAGGTTGTAACCTCACTGAGGTTACTCTAAGGAGAGCATTTGGTGGAGTTTAAGTCTAAGTTGTGTGGGTTTTCAGGTGTAGAGTGGGGTTTGCTGTTCCCTGATGCGAATGGGGAGTACCAGTCCCCGATCAACCTGAACTCCCGGGAGGCCCGTTATGACCCCTCTCTCCTGGACGTGGGGCTCACGCCCAATTATGTGGTGTGTCGGGACTGTGAGGTCATCAACGATGGACACACCGCACGCATCATTCTGAGGTCCAAATCAGGTGAAAGTTGATATTACATTACCACAGTATCATCAAAAGAATGAATGGGTTAACTGTACCTGAACACTCCACTAGACTGGGGATCTTGCAAACACCTTTTCAATGAGCTCACATTAACCGTAATAACTGAGCGTTGAGTCAATGACTGTGTGCTGCGTGTGATACACACTTAGAGAAATCAGAGTTGCACCAGAATTCAGACCTACATTCAAAACCCCCAGCTAATTTAGTATGTTCTTCATTTCTTGTGTCTGCTCTTGACGCTCTGGGTTTCCTGTCTGCAGTGGTAACTGGTGGCCCATTGCCAAGTGACCACGAGTATGAGCTACATGAGGTGCGCTTCCACTGGGGCAAGGAGAACCAGCGGGGATCAGAACACACCGTCAACTTTAAGGCCTTCCCCATGGAGGTATGAGTCtcagccaaacacacacacacacacacacagacacagacacacacacacacacacacacacacacacacacacacacacacacacacacacacacacacacacacacacacacacacacacacacacacacacacacacagtctacttCAAGGCCATGACCATGGATGTTTGTCTCAGTTAGAGGCCACTGTCACAGTACTCAGATTGAGTTGGTATGTTATTTTCACATAAAACAAGGTTATTTAAGGTCAGGGCTTTTGTAACGgagtcctgtatggctcagttagtagagcaggGTTGGAATTCCTGGGGCCACCTATACACAAAAATGTATGAACAAATTACTGTAAGTTGCATTGGataaagcatctgctaaatgacatatattattgttattattattatacagtatattagcTCGTTACTGTTTCATGTATTTACAAATCACTGAGACCATTGATGTAAACAAGTGTTTGAAAGGCCCTGAAGAAGCTATGCCGCTGGTGGTTTGGATTTATAAGCTTCCTTCTCTATCACAGGTGCTTGGTACTCTATTTCAAATTGAAGAGTGCACTTACGTCCCATACACCTGCCCTGTCGTCTACAGCCTCATTCTGCCTAtgatctttctgtctgtctgtctctttctctgagtaTCAAATGTGGTTGATCTCTTTTGTGATCAACTTCCCTGTAATATgatacaatataaatataatacAATAAGTGTGCTTCCCCCCCAGCTCCATCTGATCCACTGGAACACAACGCTGTTCAACAGTGTGGAAGAAGCCCTGGCGAAGAAGAACGGAGTTCTCATCATCGCTCTGTTTGTGCAGGTATTGATTTGGTTCACTCTGTAGTGATATGAGTCCTCTCTTCTCGTGGTCTGTATGGTTTTTAGGGACTTGCCAACTTGGTACTGTAATTTATATCATATGAGCTAAAGTCAACATATATCCATCCACTTGTTTTTCAATTGGACTGAGAAAACCCCCAACATTCAAATAAccacaataacatttgattgacgTGAGCTGGCTTGAGGCTTACTGTTTACCTAAACGTATAAAACCGTCTGTTTTAAGTGAACCCATCACTTTGCCCTTCCTGTTTTTGAAAGCTCCAAGAGTTTCCCCCGCCACCACCACATCCTGGCAGGACTCACGTCAGCAGCCCCATGTTAACACCTGTTAACATCGCAACATAATGCTTATATGTTAGGACAGTGATATTCAAACTCGGTGTCGCAAAAACTGCAGTGGGGTCGCCAAATTAttaattttttataaaaaaaatatatattttttttttgggaAGAGTACAGATTATTGTATGGCACGTTTTTGTGAAAGAATTTGAAAAATGTAATTGGTTTATTTGAATTTTGTTAAGAGATGAAAATGTAATGAATTGAAGGTTATTTGTtaaaacttctctagggtagggggcagcatttggaattttggatgaaaagcgttcccaaattaaactgccttctactcaggcacagaagataggatatgcatataattggtagatgtggatagaactctaaagtttccaaaactgttaaaatagtgtctgtgagtataacagaactaatttccattcaggaagtaggatttttgttgttgttgtagtattctattcaatgccattacagtatccattgacttaggactcaaattgcagttcctatgccttccattagatgtcaacagtctttagaaattgtttcaggcgtGTATTCTGAAAAaggagggagtaagagcagtctgaatgagtggaccctgccgtgtcacagagctttttcatgcgcgcgacagagagtgcctttcttgtttaccttttctaTTGACGACGTTATTGACCGGTTAAAATATgatcgattatttaggctaaaaacaatctgaggattgattatgaacatcgtttgaaatgtttctacaaactttatgGATACTATTTGGATGTTTTTGTCTCCCTGTTGTGACTgcatttgagcctgtggattactgaagaaaacgcgcaaacataacggaggtttttggatatataGAGACTAtcaaacaaaaggaacatttattgaataaatgaatgtcttctgagtgcaaccatatgaagatcatcagaggtaagtgattaattgtatctctatttctgacttgtgtaactcttctacttggctggttactgtttgtaatgatttgtctgctgggctatgttctcaaataatagtaaggtatgctttcgccgtaaagcattttttaaatctgacaccgtggttggattcacaagaagttcatctttaaacctatgtaaaatagttgtatatTTTCTGAATTATTATAATGAGtgtttctgtatttgaatttggcactctgcaatctcactggatgttggccaggtgggacgctagcgtccctacataccctagagaggttaatttAAAAATCGAAATGGACGGATTTTTAAGGTTGTGTCATTATATTTGGGGTGGGGTCTTGAAAAAAATGCTAAAACAAATGGGGTCCCCAGAAATTCTGGCAGAAAAAAAGGGTCCCTGCTGAAAAGGTTTGAATACCACTGTGTTCGGACCCTCTTTCCTTAACTCTTTCTGACTCAATGCCCTTGACGTTGTTTCCTTCAGATAGGGAAGGAGCATCTGGGGTTGAAGGCCATAACAGAAGTGCTGCAGGACCTACAATACAAGGTAAGACGTTGCCATTCATTTTGTTGTCCAAGTGATTATTTAGTGATTAGTGATTATTTagttattattcaaccatgctggtcatttatgaacatcttggccacgttctgttataatctccaccggcacagccagaagaggactggccaccccacatatgctctctctaattctctctttctttctctctctcggaggacctgagccctaggaccgtgccccaggactacctgacacaatgccccagtccacctgactgtgctgctgctccagtttcaactgttctgccttattattattcgaccatgctggtcatttatgaacatttgaacatcttggtcatgttctgttaaaatctctacccggcacagccagaagaggactggccaccccacatagcccggttcctctctaggtttcttcctaggttttggcctttctagggagttttcctagccaccgtgcttttacacctgcattgtttgctgtttggggttttaggctgggtttctgtacagcactttgagatatcagctgatgtacgaagggctatataaataaatttgatttgatttgatttgatttgatattgttaTGGCGATGATGTTATGGTTATGAGTTTTCATGGTGATGAGAGGGCAGATGTTATGATAAATTACTGATATGACCTAAGGGTGTAGACGCCCAATGCTTaactgagagatagaggaagacatACAGAACATAGACATTCAAATTAGGGTCTGTGCTATCGGGgctccttgggacgtccctactccattgaagttgacatttaaaagggttaaagtaagggttaaagtaagggttaaagtaagggttaaagtaagggttaaagtaagggttaaagtaagggttacggttagggttagggtaggagtTCAGGTCCCAAGACATCCCTACCCTAAATAGCATTAACCATCAAATTAGGCAGTTAACAGACAAATCAGCAGCTGCAACAGTTGGAGCATGCGGCAATTTATTAGTTTATAGATTTTTCAATGAAACCTGATGCAATTAATGCTCCAGGTTGATTTGAGACCATGTGAAACATGTAAGATTAGACAGGAGAAATGTTGAATGTGAAGAATGTGAAGGAAGAGGTCCAGTAGTACAGATGACATGGTGGCTAAATGAAGAGTACattacaaattaagaaaaacaaCCAATattctttgttttgttttgactTATCTTTACAGGGGAAGACCAAAATAATACCGTGCTTCAATCCCAA is part of the Oncorhynchus keta strain PuntledgeMale-10-30-2019 chromosome 15, Oket_V2, whole genome shotgun sequence genome and encodes:
- the LOC118375074 gene encoding carbonic anhydrase-related protein-like isoform X2, translating into MADSMTEESDYYPGKDDLDWGYQEGVEWGLLFPDANGEYQSPINLNSREARYDPSLLDVGLTPNYVVCRDCEVINDGHTARIILRSKSVVTGGPLPSDHEYELHEVRFHWGKENQRGSEHTVNFKAFPMELHLIHWNTTLFNSVEEALAKKNGVLIIALFVQIGKEHLGLKAITEVLQDLQYKGKTKIIPCFNPNTLLPDPLLRDYWIYEGSLTTPPCSENVTWILYRYPLTISQLQIEEFRRLRSHLKGAELPEGNDGMLGDNFRPTQPLSDRTVRAAFQ
- the LOC118375074 gene encoding carbonic anhydrase-related protein-like isoform X1, translated to MADSMTEESDYYPGKDDLDWGYQEVGKEPKEGVEWGLLFPDANGEYQSPINLNSREARYDPSLLDVGLTPNYVVCRDCEVINDGHTARIILRSKSVVTGGPLPSDHEYELHEVRFHWGKENQRGSEHTVNFKAFPMELHLIHWNTTLFNSVEEALAKKNGVLIIALFVQIGKEHLGLKAITEVLQDLQYKGKTKIIPCFNPNTLLPDPLLRDYWIYEGSLTTPPCSENVTWILYRYPLTISQLQIEEFRRLRSHLKGAELPEGNDGMLGDNFRPTQPLSDRTVRAAFQ